A section of the Flavobacterium sp. CG_23.5 genome encodes:
- the tuf gene encoding elongation factor Tu — MAKETFNRNKPHLNIGTIGHVDHGKTTLTAAITKVLSDAGYCQAKSFDQIDNAPEEKERGITINTSHVEYETANRHYAHVDCPGHADYVKNMVTGAAQMDGAILVVAATDGPMPQTREHILLGRQVGIPRMVVFMNKVDMVDDEELLELVEMEIRDLLSFYEYDGDNGPVVQGSALGGLNNDPVWVPKILELMEAVDSWIEEPIRDVAKPFLMPVEDVFSITGRGTVATGRIETGVANTGDPVEIIGMGAEKLTSTITGVEMFRKILDRGEAGDNVGILLRGIQKEDIKRGMVICKPGSVKPHATFKAEVYILKKEEGGRHTPFHNNYRPQFYVRTTDVTGIITLPAGVEMVMPGDNLTIDVVLLSAIALNVGLRFAIREGGRTVGAGQVTEIVA; from the coding sequence ATGGCAAAAGAAACCTTTAACCGTAACAAGCCCCACTTAAACATTGGTACAATTGGGCACGTGGATCACGGAAAAACTACATTAACTGCAGCGATAACTAAAGTGTTATCTGATGCTGGTTACTGTCAAGCAAAATCATTTGATCAAATTGATAATGCACCAGAAGAAAAAGAAAGAGGTATTACAATTAATACATCACACGTTGAGTATGAAACTGCTAATCGTCATTACGCTCACGTTGACTGTCCAGGTCACGCGGATTACGTAAAGAACATGGTTACTGGAGCTGCTCAGATGGATGGTGCTATTCTTGTTGTTGCTGCTACTGATGGACCAATGCCACAAACACGTGAGCATATCCTTTTAGGTCGTCAGGTTGGTATTCCTAGAATGGTTGTATTCATGAATAAAGTGGATATGGTTGATGATGAGGAATTACTTGAATTAGTTGAGATGGAAATCAGAGACTTGTTATCTTTCTACGAATATGATGGAGATAATGGTCCAGTTGTTCAAGGTTCTGCTTTAGGTGGATTGAACAATGATCCAGTTTGGGTACCAAAAATTCTTGAATTGATGGAAGCTGTAGATTCTTGGATCGAAGAGCCAATAAGAGATGTTGCAAAACCTTTCTTAATGCCTGTTGAAGATGTATTCTCAATTACTGGTCGTGGAACTGTTGCTACAGGTCGTATCGAAACAGGAGTTGCTAATACAGGAGATCCAGTTGAAATCATTGGTATGGGAGCTGAAAAATTAACTTCTACTATTACTGGAGTTGAGATGTTCCGTAAAATCCTTGATAGAGGAGAAGCTGGAGATAACGTAGGTATTCTTTTAAGAGGTATTCAAAAAGAAGACATCAAAAGAGGAATGGTTATTTGTAAGCCAGGTTCAGTTAAACCACACGCGACATTTAAAGCTGAGGTTTATATCTTGAAAAAAGAAGAAGGTGGTCGTCACACACCATTTCATAATAATTACCGTCCACAGTTTTACGTACGTACAACTGACGTAACAGGTATCATTACTTTGCCAGCAGGTGTAGAAATGGTTATGCCTGGGGATAACTTAACTATTGATGTAGTATTGCTTAGTGCAATTGCATTAAATGTTGGTTTACGTTTTGCTATCCGTGAAGGTGGTAGAACAGTAGGTGCTGGTCAGGTAACTGAGATAGTAGCTTAA
- the secE gene encoding preprotein translocase subunit SecE, translating to MAKVVNYISEAFEELKSNVTWPEWAEVQRLTIIVAVFSVVFALATWGVDEIFAKALAGFFNWIKA from the coding sequence ATGGCAAAAGTTGTTAATTATATATCGGAAGCATTCGAAGAATTAAAGTCAAATGTAACTTGGCCTGAGTGGGCTGAAGTACAACGTCTAACAATTATTGTGGCTGTCTTTTCAGTAGTATTCGCTTTGGCAACATGGGGAGTTGATGAAATTTTCGCCAAAGCCTTAGCTGGATTTTTTAACTGGATAAAAGCATAA
- the nusG gene encoding transcription termination/antitermination protein NusG, with protein sequence MADNSIKKWYVVRAVSGQENKVKAYIETEIARLGMGDYVSQVLVPTEKVVTVKEGKKIIKDKVYFPGYVMIEANLIGEIPHIIKSITSVIGFLGETKNGEPVPLRVSEVNRMLGKVDELAVNTDTRSIPFNIGETIKVVDGPFNGFNGTVEKINEEKRKLEVMVKIFGRKTPLELSFMQVEKV encoded by the coding sequence ATGGCAGATAATAGTATAAAAAAGTGGTATGTCGTTAGAGCAGTAAGTGGACAAGAGAATAAAGTGAAAGCATACATCGAAACTGAGATCGCAAGATTAGGGATGGGTGATTATGTTTCGCAAGTTCTGGTTCCTACTGAAAAAGTGGTTACTGTTAAGGAAGGGAAAAAAATAATCAAGGATAAAGTTTATTTTCCTGGTTACGTAATGATTGAAGCAAACCTAATTGGAGAAATACCTCATATTATTAAGTCTATAACAAGTGTTATTGGTTTTTTAGGTGAAACCAAAAATGGTGAGCCTGTTCCATTGAGAGTTTCTGAAGTCAACAGAATGTTAGGTAAAGTGGATGAGTTGGCTGTTAATACGGACACTCGTTCTATCCCATTCAATATAGGAGAAACTATAAAAGTTGTTGATGGTCCATTTAACGGTTTCAACGGTACCGTTGAAAAAATAAATGAAGAAAAGCGTAAACTTGAAGTAATGGTTAAGATTTTCGGAAGAAAAACACCATTAGAATTAAGTTTTATGCAAGTTGAAAAAGTATAA
- the rplK gene encoding 50S ribosomal protein L11 — protein sequence MAKEISKVVKLQVKGGAANPSPPVGPALGAAGVNIMEFCKQFNARTQDKPGKICPVQITVYKDKSFDFVVKTPPAAVQLMEAAKLKSGSGEPNRKKVASVTWEQIRAIAEDKMPDLNAFTMESAMSMVAGTARSMGITVSGDSPF from the coding sequence ATGGCTAAAGAAATTAGTAAGGTAGTTAAACTACAAGTTAAGGGAGGTGCTGCGAATCCATCGCCACCGGTTGGACCTGCTTTAGGAGCTGCTGGGGTAAACATCATGGAGTTTTGCAAGCAATTTAATGCTAGAACTCAAGATAAACCCGGCAAAATATGCCCAGTACAAATTACTGTGTATAAAGACAAATCATTTGATTTTGTTGTAAAAACTCCTCCAGCAGCAGTTCAGTTAATGGAAGCTGCAAAGCTAAAATCTGGTTCTGGTGAGCCTAATCGTAAAAAAGTAGCTAGTGTTACTTGGGAACAAATTAGAGCTATTGCTGAAGACAAGATGCCAGACTTAAATGCATTCACTATGGAGTCTGCAATGAGTATGGTTGCTGGAACAGCTAGATCTATGGGTATAACTGTATCAGGAGATTCTCCTTTTTAA
- the rplA gene encoding 50S ribosomal protein L1 — MAKLTKKQKEAASKIEKNKLYSLKDAAALIKVVASAKFDESVDIAVRLGVDPRKANQMVRGVVTLPHGTGKDVKVLALVTPDKEAEALAAGADFVGLDDYLQKIKDGWTDVDVIITMPSVMGKLGPLGRILGPRGLMPNPKTGTVTMDVAKAVAEVKAGKIDFKVDKTGIVHAGIGKVSFGTEQIIDNAHEIIQTLIKLKPTAAKGTYIKSIYLTSTMSPAIALDPKAV; from the coding sequence ATGGCAAAATTGACAAAAAAGCAAAAAGAGGCTGCTTCAAAAATTGAAAAGAACAAACTATATTCTCTTAAAGATGCTGCGGCATTGATAAAAGTAGTTGCTTCTGCAAAATTTGATGAGTCTGTTGATATCGCAGTTCGTTTGGGTGTAGATCCAAGAAAAGCGAATCAAATGGTTAGAGGTGTGGTAACATTACCTCATGGAACTGGTAAAGACGTTAAAGTATTAGCATTGGTTACTCCAGACAAAGAAGCGGAAGCTTTGGCAGCAGGAGCGGACTTTGTAGGTCTTGACGATTATTTACAAAAAATCAAAGACGGTTGGACAGATGTTGATGTAATCATCACGATGCCTTCTGTTATGGGTAAATTAGGTCCATTAGGTCGTATATTAGGACCTAGAGGTTTAATGCCTAACCCTAAAACAGGTACTGTAACTATGGATGTTGCAAAAGCTGTTGCAGAGGTAAAAGCTGGTAAAATTGACTTTAAAGTTGATAAAACTGGTATAGTGCATGCAGGAATTGGTAAAGTTTCTTTTGGAACTGAACAAATTATTGACAATGCTCACGAAATTATTCAAACATTAATCAAACTTAAACCAACTGCGGCTAAAGGAACTTACATCAAAAGTATTTACCTAACTAGCACAATGAGTCCTGCAATTGCATTGGATCCTAAAGCAGTATAA
- the rplJ gene encoding 50S ribosomal protein L10, with amino-acid sequence MTREEKSIAIEVLTAQLAGTNIVYVSDISGMNAETTSNLRRACFKAGIKLEVVKNTLLAKAMEASDKEFGELPSVLTGNSAIFISEIANAPGKIIKDFRKKSATPILKGAYVNAEVYIGDDQLDALATIKSKEELIGEIIGLLQSPAQRVISALQNQFAKSEEASEEVEA; translated from the coding sequence ATGACTAGAGAAGAAAAATCAATCGCGATTGAAGTTTTAACTGCACAGTTAGCCGGTACAAACATTGTTTATGTATCTGATATTTCTGGAATGAATGCAGAAACTACTTCAAACTTGAGAAGAGCTTGTTTTAAAGCAGGTATTAAATTAGAGGTTGTAAAGAACACTTTGCTTGCAAAAGCAATGGAAGCTTCTGATAAAGAATTTGGTGAGCTTCCATCTGTATTGACTGGAAACAGCGCTATCTTCATTTCGGAGATTGCTAATGCACCTGGAAAAATAATTAAAGATTTCAGAAAAAAGTCGGCTACACCTATATTAAAGGGAGCTTATGTTAATGCTGAAGTTTATATTGGAGATGATCAATTAGATGCATTAGCAACTATTAAATCTAAAGAAGAGCTTATCGGCGAAATCATTGGATTGCTTCAATCACCAGCTCAAAGAGTTATTTCTGCTCTTCAAAACCAATTCGCAAAAAGCGAAGAGGCTTCAGAAGAAGTAGAAGCATAA
- the rplL gene encoding 50S ribosomal protein L7/L12, translating to MADLKQFAEQLVNLTVKEVNELATILKDEYGIEPAAAAVVVSGGGEAAAEDVQTEFTVVLKAAGASKLAVVKLVKELTGLGLKEAKDVVDSAPSNVKEGVSKEEAEGLKKSLEEAGAEVELK from the coding sequence ATGGCAGATTTGAAACAATTCGCAGAACAATTAGTTAACCTTACAGTAAAAGAAGTTAACGAATTAGCAACAATATTAAAAGATGAATACGGTATCGAACCAGCTGCTGCAGCTGTAGTAGTTTCTGGTGGTGGTGAAGCTGCTGCTGAAGATGTTCAAACAGAATTTACAGTGGTATTAAAAGCAGCAGGTGCTTCTAAATTAGCAGTTGTAAAATTAGTTAAAGAACTTACAGGTTTAGGTTTGAAAGAAGCTAAAGATGTAGTTGATAGCGCACCAAGTAATGTAAAAGAAGGTGTTTCTAAAGAAGAAGCTGAAGGGCTTAAAAAATCTTTAGAAGAAGCTGGAGCTGAGGTTGAGCTTAAATAG
- the rpoB gene encoding DNA-directed RNA polymerase subunit beta, with protein sequence MLTNQTERLNFASTKNIPDYPDFLDVQVKSFKDFFQLETKSDERGDEGLYNTFMENFPITDTRNNFVLEFLDYFVDPPRYTIQECIERGLTYSVPLKARLKLYCTDPEHEDFETIVQDVYLGTIPYMTPSGTFVINGAERVVVSQLHRSPGVFFGQSFHANGTKLYSARVIPFKGSWIEFSTDINSVMYAYIDRKKKLPVTTLFRAIGFERDKDILEIFDLAEEIKVSKTGLKKYIGRKLAARVLNTWHEDFVDEDTGEVVSIERNEIILDRDTIIDKDNVEEIIDSNVKSILLHKEDANQGDYAIIHNTLQKDPTNSEKEAVEHIYRQLRNAEPPDEETARGIIDKLFFSDQRYNLGEVGRYRMNKKLGLDIPMEKQVLTKEDIITIVKYLIELINSKAEIDDIDHLSNRRVRTVGEQLSQQFGVGLARMARTIRERMNVRDNEVFTPIDLINAKTLSSVINSFFGTNQLSQFMDQTNPLAEITHKRRLSALGPGGLSRERAGFEVRDVHYTHYGRLCPIETPEGPNIGLISSLGVYAKVNGMGFIETPYRKVTNGTVDLVSTPVYLSAEEEEGMMIAQANIQMDATGKITAEDVIARQEGDFPVIEPTRVDYTDVAPNQIASISASLIPFLEHDDANRALMGSNMMRQAVPLIRPEAPIVGTGLERQVASDSRVLINSEGDGVIEYVDANIITIKYDRSEEERMVSFEPDEKTYNLIKFRKTNQGTSINLKPIVRKGDRVVPGQVLSEGYATQNGELALGRNLKVAFMPWKGYNFEDAIVISEKVVRDDIFTSIHVDDYSLEVRDTKLGNEELTNDIPNVSEEATKDLDENGMIRIGAEVKPGDILIGKITPKGESDPTPEEKLLRAIFGDKAGDVKDASLKASPSLHGVVLDKKLFARAVKDKRKRTQDKDALGALEMEFEVKFVELKDKLVEKLFLIVNGKTSQGVMNDLGEEVLPKGKKYTQKMLYAVEDFAHLSKGQWVADDATNKMVNDLIHNYKIKLNDLQGALRREKFTITVGDELPAGILKLAKIYIAKKRKLKVGDKMAGRHGNKGIVARIVRHEDMPFLEDGTPVDIVLNPLGVPSRMNIGQIYETVLGWAGQNLGRKFATPIFDGATLDQINELTDEAGVPRFGHTHLYDGGTGERFHQAATVGVIYMLKLGHMVDDKMHARSIGPYSLITQQPLGGKAQFGGQRFGEMEVWALEAYGASSTLREILTVKSDDVIGRAKTYEAIVKGESMPEPGLPESFNVLMHELKGLGLDIRLEE encoded by the coding sequence ATGCTAACAAATCAGACTGAAAGATTGAATTTTGCCTCTACTAAAAATATTCCTGACTATCCAGATTTTCTAGATGTTCAGGTTAAATCGTTTAAAGATTTTTTTCAATTAGAAACTAAATCTGACGAAAGAGGCGACGAAGGGCTTTACAATACCTTCATGGAAAACTTCCCTATTACTGATACAAGAAACAATTTTGTATTAGAATTTCTTGATTATTTTGTAGATCCCCCACGTTACACAATTCAAGAATGTATAGAAAGAGGTCTTACTTATAGTGTGCCTTTAAAAGCAAGGTTAAAACTGTATTGTACAGATCCAGAACATGAGGATTTTGAAACAATTGTTCAAGATGTATATCTTGGTACGATTCCTTATATGACACCAAGCGGTACCTTTGTTATTAATGGTGCTGAGCGTGTAGTTGTTTCTCAATTACACAGATCACCAGGTGTTTTCTTTGGTCAATCATTCCATGCAAATGGAACAAAATTATATTCTGCTAGGGTAATTCCTTTTAAAGGTTCTTGGATAGAATTTTCTACAGATATAAACAGCGTAATGTATGCTTATATTGACAGAAAGAAAAAATTACCTGTAACTACTTTATTCCGTGCAATTGGATTCGAAAGAGACAAGGATATCCTAGAGATTTTCGATCTTGCAGAGGAAATTAAAGTATCTAAAACAGGACTTAAAAAATATATCGGTAGAAAATTAGCTGCTCGTGTATTGAATACATGGCATGAAGATTTCGTAGATGAAGATACTGGTGAAGTAGTTTCTATCGAACGTAACGAAATAATCCTTGATAGAGATACAATTATCGATAAAGATAATGTGGAAGAAATCATTGATTCTAACGTTAAATCTATTTTGTTGCATAAGGAAGATGCTAATCAAGGGGATTATGCCATCATTCACAATACGCTTCAAAAAGATCCAACAAATTCTGAAAAAGAAGCTGTTGAGCATATCTACAGACAATTGCGTAACGCAGAACCGCCTGATGAAGAAACTGCTCGTGGTATTATAGATAAATTATTCTTCTCTGATCAACGTTACAACTTAGGTGAAGTAGGTCGTTATAGAATGAATAAAAAACTTGGTTTAGATATTCCAATGGAAAAGCAAGTGCTTACCAAAGAAGATATCATTACCATTGTAAAATATTTGATTGAATTAATCAACTCTAAAGCAGAGATTGATGATATTGATCACTTATCAAACCGTCGTGTTAGAACAGTTGGAGAACAATTGTCTCAACAATTCGGTGTTGGTTTAGCTCGTATGGCCAGAACCATTAGAGAGCGTATGAACGTTAGAGATAACGAGGTGTTTACACCAATAGATTTGATTAATGCTAAAACATTATCATCTGTTATCAACTCTTTCTTTGGAACAAACCAGTTGTCTCAGTTTATGGATCAAACGAATCCACTAGCGGAGATAACACACAAGAGAAGATTATCTGCACTAGGACCAGGTGGACTTTCGAGAGAAAGAGCAGGTTTTGAGGTACGTGACGTTCACTATACGCATTACGGACGTTTATGTCCAATTGAAACTCCAGAGGGACCAAACATTGGTTTGATTTCATCTCTAGGTGTTTATGCTAAAGTAAACGGAATGGGTTTCATCGAAACGCCTTACCGTAAAGTAACTAATGGAACTGTAGATTTAGTTTCTACTCCAGTTTACTTAAGCGCAGAAGAAGAAGAAGGAATGATGATTGCTCAGGCAAACATTCAAATGGATGCTACTGGAAAAATTACTGCCGAAGACGTAATTGCACGTCAAGAAGGTGATTTCCCAGTAATTGAACCAACAAGAGTAGATTATACCGATGTTGCTCCAAACCAAATTGCTTCTATCTCAGCTTCTTTGATTCCTTTCTTAGAACATGATGATGCGAATAGAGCCTTGATGGGATCTAACATGATGCGTCAGGCCGTACCATTAATTCGTCCTGAAGCTCCAATTGTTGGAACTGGTTTAGAGCGTCAAGTTGCTTCTGATTCTAGAGTTTTAATTAACTCAGAAGGAGATGGAGTTATTGAATATGTAGATGCAAATATTATCACTATCAAATACGATCGTTCTGAGGAAGAAAGAATGGTAAGTTTTGAGCCTGATGAAAAAACATACAATCTAATTAAATTTAGAAAAACCAATCAAGGTACAAGTATCAATCTAAAACCTATCGTTAGAAAAGGGGATAGAGTGGTTCCTGGACAAGTATTGTCAGAAGGTTATGCGACTCAAAATGGTGAATTAGCTTTAGGTAGAAACCTCAAAGTTGCATTTATGCCATGGAAAGGATACAACTTTGAGGATGCGATTGTAATTTCTGAAAAAGTAGTTCGTGACGATATTTTTACCTCTATTCACGTTGATGATTATTCATTAGAAGTTAGAGATACTAAATTAGGTAACGAAGAATTAACGAATGATATACCAAACGTTTCTGAAGAAGCTACTAAAGATTTAGATGAAAATGGTATGATTAGAATTGGAGCCGAGGTTAAACCTGGTGATATTCTTATCGGAAAAATTACTCCAAAAGGGGAATCAGATCCTACTCCGGAAGAAAAATTGCTTCGTGCAATCTTCGGGGATAAAGCAGGTGATGTGAAAGATGCTTCGTTAAAAGCATCACCATCTTTACACGGTGTTGTTTTAGATAAAAAATTGTTCGCAAGAGCAGTAAAAGATAAACGTAAACGTACACAAGACAAGGATGCTTTAGGAGCGCTTGAAATGGAGTTTGAAGTTAAATTTGTTGAATTGAAAGACAAATTAGTTGAAAAACTTTTCTTGATTGTAAACGGAAAAACCTCTCAAGGTGTAATGAATGATTTGGGTGAAGAAGTTTTACCAAAAGGTAAAAAATATACTCAAAAAATGCTTTATGCTGTTGAAGATTTTGCTCACTTAAGTAAAGGTCAATGGGTTGCTGATGATGCAACTAATAAAATGGTTAATGATTTAATTCATAACTATAAAATTAAATTGAACGATTTACAAGGGGCATTACGTAGAGAGAAATTCACAATTACAGTTGGTGATGAATTGCCAGCAGGAATTTTGAAATTAGCTAAAATTTATATTGCTAAGAAACGTAAACTGAAAGTTGGGGATAAAATGGCAGGACGTCACGGTAACAAAGGTATTGTTGCTCGTATTGTTCGTCATGAAGATATGCCTTTCCTTGAAGACGGAACGCCAGTTGATATCGTGTTGAACCCATTAGGTGTACCTTCGCGTATGAACATTGGTCAGATTTATGAAACAGTTCTTGGTTGGGCTGGACAGAATTTGGGTAGAAAATTTGCTACACCAATTTTTGACGGAGCAACTTTAGACCAAATTAATGAATTGACTGACGAAGCTGGAGTGCCACGTTTTGGACATACACATTTATATGATGGTGGTACAGGAGAGCGTTTCCATCAAGCGGCAACAGTAGGAGTTATCTACATGTTGAAACTTGGACATATGGTTGACGATAAAATGCACGCACGTTCTATAGGTCCATACTCGTTGATTACTCAACAACCACTTGGGGGTAAAGCTCAATTTGGAGGCCAACGTTTTGGAGAGATGGAAGTTTGGGCACTTGAGGCTTATGGAGCATCAAGTACGCTGAGAGAAATCTTGACTGTGAAGTCTGATGATGTTATCGGTAGAGCTAAAACTTACGAAGCAATCGTTAAGGGTGAATCTATGCCAGAACCAGGATTACCTGAATCATTCAACGTATTAATGCATGAATTGAAAGGTCTTGGACTTGACATTCGTTTAGAAGAATAA